Within the Salvia hispanica cultivar TCC Black 2014 chromosome 4, UniMelb_Shisp_WGS_1.0, whole genome shotgun sequence genome, the region GCTGCATCGTGTGGTCGCCTAGCTTCGTTGGCTGCTGCTTCGAATAAAGGTAGAGTAAATCGAGCTGATCCAATTTCTCTATAATGTGTATGTTGCGATTTTCGACTTCCGTATGGAGGTGTTTACTTTGAGTGATCGATTAGATAATTGCGGTGTTACTGATTCTCGAGTCTTGAATGACAGTGTATAACGAAGGAGGAGTTCCTGCGTCGTTCAACGCACCGAAGGGAGCGGTGATCCCGTTCCGTTCCATGGAACTGGCCTTGGAACGCAACGGGTCGTTGGAGACCTACGTATCGCTTCTTGAGAGCATAGAAACAGCCGAAATCGACGGAGAGCTCGACCGGCTGTGTAACCGGCTTCAGGAGCTCATATCTTCTCTGAGTCCTTCAAAAGAAACCGTCGAAACCATATCGAAAATGTTCCCGGACACCGCGCGGCTGATAGTGCGTTCGAGCGCAAACGTGGAGGACTTGGCGGGAATGTCCGCCGCGGGGCTGTATGAGTCGATCCCCAACGTCAGCCCGTCTAACCCGATCGTCTTCGGGCACGCCGTCGCCCGCGTCTGGGCGTCCCTCTACACCCGCCGAGCCGTGCTGAGCCGCCGAGCGGCCTGCGTGCCGCAGGACCAAGCCGTGATGGCCGTCCTCGTGCAAGAGATGCTCTCACCAGACCTCTCGTTCGTGCTCCACACGGTCAGCCCGACCGACAAGAACGAGGACGTGGTCGAGGCGGAGATCGCGCCGGGGCTCGGGGAAACCCTGGCTTCGGGGACGAGGGGCACGCCGTGGAGGCTCGCGGCCGGGAAGTTTGACGGGACGGTGCGGTCGTTGGCGTTCGCCAACTTCAGCGAGGAGATGGTGGTGCGCGGGGGCGGCCCTGCGGACGGGGAGGTGATACAGCTGACGGTGGACTACAGCAAGAAGCCCTTGACCGTTGATGCGAGCTTCCGGCAGCAGCTCGGCCGGAAGCTCGGGGCAGTCGGGTTCTTCCTCGAGCAGAAGTTCGACGGCGCGCAGGACGTGGAAGGGTGCTTGGTCGGGAAAGATATCTACATTGTGCAGACGCGGCCACAGCCGCTCTAAAGGCTgttggaatacttcactttcaaaatatattcccGCGAAAAAATTGTCATGATTTCCTCTTTGGTTCGTCATCATAAAAAAGTTACTACAACATGCtaatatttgtaataatatagttatacAATACTTACAATAACAATACTTAccatcaaatattttgttcaAACTCGTATGTATTATTTCTACGTATataattggatattttaggtattttcacttcaaaatcagtttattatttttaattgttttaaaatatattactatattacaTATCTGTcctttaatataatatattctgaaaaatttaaattttcaaattaaagattataGATTTGGAAAAAGATTTGCTTTTCTACTgtatatctatttaattatatctaaATCAAATGCAAATCATTATGAATCTTACAAACAGATTCCTTCAAAGCATTTCCGTCAATTAAATGTTAGTCATATAGTTGTacagagaaaaagaaaaaatattgttgatatagctttaaaatattaaaatcagtccaaaaaattaaaaattatacggagtactataattCTTATAATCAAAATCCAAAACTCAATCAATATTCATACactatcaaattttcatttattcccTTCATCTCTAGTaagtgatactccctccgtcccatgctACTTGCACATTTCATTTTCGGACTGTCCCCAAACTATTTgcactatttatattttagataaaaaaaatatggtatttaattaagatattcGAGTTAGTTCGTGTTTCCTTTATCAAGTGTTGTCTTATTgcacttaaaattttaatttaattacactaattaCTCGTGTTCAAATTTACGCTGTTAAAGTGAAAAGTGTGAATAGtatggaacggaggagtacatttctttttcctcACGTgtgttttgagaaaatgataataaataattaaagtacagTATTCTCCCACttactttgttttttcatcatttaactacttatattaatttttcaaaacacttgcaaaaaaaatgtgtcacttacctTAGGATGAGTGGAggcaaattataaaatactctatatagctttaaaatattaaatacataaGTTAGGAACAtgttacaattattttatcgAAATTTCACTGTAAcgttctaaaaattaaaaatttaatggagctaaaaatttggaaagtgaaaagttaaaacaaaattatgaaattcttaaatcaaaattgttaACTCAATTGTTGGTAtctttaaatcataattttccaattttaatttcttttatgatAAACTAAAATGAGTTAGGAAGtctaatatttttacaaagaaacagagaaatattaaaaatataaatttcaaatattaaagcTACACCAAAAATTAAGAGTTTAGTTAGAAAACTGAAATTCGGAATGTCAAGTAAATTGAGCTaaggtatttaaataaaaagatatttaatatttatttttaaaatattaattggacAAGTTAGGAAcatgtaattattttctaacaGAATTTGCCtgtaaaattctaaaaaataagaattgaataatattaaaattgaaaaataaagtattaaaattaaataaagtcaGAAATAGCCAGGGTATGATTTATTTAGTATGGGATAGTAATTATaggataaataattaaatacttagcttcaaatataaaataaaagagttaaaattatatgatttttttttatcatggtTCAACTATAGCAtcccaaaaattaataatttaatgaaattaaaattttaaaagatagAGGTATAACATGAAAgtgtatgaaaatatttaaaatagaattgtATATTCAATTAGgattacaataaaatatctcaaattttaatgtgttacTTCATATAGTATATCGAGCTtgaattctaatattttatgaaggaaaagttaaaatactaactatataactttaaaatactatattgaATAAATGAGTTATGAACAtatggttattttttttatcgatgTTCGACTGTAACgtttcaaaaattgataatttgtaGAAATTAATCTTTTGGAAAGTAACGTATTCAAATCagaattacaaaattttaaaaaaattaaaattgtaaactcagttagtagtattaaattttaatttttgcatataATAGTAAATTGAACTAAGAAACCTAATACTAACCTAAtactttatataaaaaaagataaaatattaaatagaagaGTTAAGAACATATTTTCGACTTAGGTTCaacgttttgtaaaaattaagaagttgaagaatgaaaaatttgaaagtaaagAGTTAAACTCcattagtattaatatatctcaaattttagTTTGCTGCATGATATAGTAGTGAATTGAACTAGGacctataatattttataaagtaaaagataaaatatttacatataccTTTAAATTAGTATGGAAGAGACGAATTAagaatttgtgatttttttttttttttgggtacgattgcaacatttgaaaatttagaatttaaagaaattaaaatttaaaaaacaaaaaatgactataaaaagtatgaaattcttaaatataataatcataacctcaattagtattaatatattttatattagattttaatttgttacatGTTATATTGAATTGGGTTCAgaataacaaaaattgaaatattaactGTATATCTTAACATAATTTGATAGATGAGTTAAGAATGttgataacttttttttaattgaggTTTAACGTAATGTcctaaaaattatgaatttacataaaagaaaaatataaagaattaaatcaaaattataaaattctcaaaatcaaaattgtaaacttcattaataataatatataatatgtatcaaatttaaaattatttgaatttttttttttttggaacttTACTTTGAACCccgataaaaaataatcaaatacttttttaattcatttaattagcattttatatatataactaatattttacaatctttttaaaaataaattgaaatttgaaaagtaaaGGTATATACcttattaaaatactactccatgtattttggaaattaagatatatttacaatttttatttttgaaagtaAACGTATATAGTTAACGTTCCAAAATTAGTACTCTTATATGAACAActtagaaatttaattaaaaataaaatacgtatataatataaaattacaaaacatCATTTCCCATTCCATTGcttcaagattttaatttgtacGTTCGTAAGATTGAATAATTGATTTGTTACATATAGATTTATAATAGGGataatttagtaaataaacaatataattaataacaaaaataatagaaataaaactGATTTGGTCCTATTTAAAAGATAAGGGTATTATGTATGTAGAAATTTTTTAGTTCGGTATCacagtaatttttatattaaattgttccTAAACAATTAAGGgataatttttccttttttatttctatttattttttgcagtGATTAATTTAACCagcatatttaattaatttttgaaaagtaaataaattatactccatagtACTATGTATGAGCTAATCCTTTTGGATTTACAATTAATATgttgtataatttaattaaaaattaattaatttatttaaatataatgattAAAGTTTGTTAagttaatactccatttaatttgttatcctcataatcaaatgattttatttatttacacaACCATGCACAGTATTGCGCAATATTGCACTAAGATGATAATATGATACTCAATCATTCTAAACACACATGAAATATCTCGAtcgaaaattacataattaacaGTATACAACTTTCAATCTTCCATTTCAAAATcattcaattgaaaaaaaaaaaactattcaaaacaaaaaagtatCATCCCTCCACCATTCTTCCCCTCAACCACAGCTCTCACCGCCATCATCACCACCCTCTCCGCCGCCACCACTCTCCCCTTCCTCTCCTTCGTCGTCCCCAGCCATCTCAATCGTCTTCCCGAACAGCTGGAACGACGAAGCCCCCTGCCCCGTCCCCTGCGACTGCACGCTGCCCGACGAGCTCCCGATGCTCAGCGCCATCGACACGGAGATCAAATCCTGCTCCGCCTCGTTATTCACCGCCGCCGCCCGTCGCTGGAGGTTGCGGAACGCCACCGGAAGAGGGATGTTGTGGGCCGCCGCCTGCAGCTGGAGGTTGTGCAGCCTGTGCGGGTGGTGGACACGGTTGAGCACCATCGCCGGCCGGAAATTCTCGATGGCGCGGTGGAGATTGTTCAGCGCCGGCTGGAGCTGGTAACGGGCGCCGGCGGCAGGGTTCGGCCTGACGGCCTGCATGCCCATGTAGTGAGAGAAGTCGAAGACGGGAGCGGCGACGCTGGGGTTGCCGGCGAAGTGGTTGGCCGGAGGGAAATAATTGCCGTTGTTTTGCAAGAATTTGAGCCTCTTCGCCGGATGGAAGCCTGGGGCCATTAGTGGAGAGAATGGCAAGTAGTCCACTTGCCACGGGTTCACGGTCCTCGTAGTAATCTCGTCCGAACCCTCCGGATCTTCCCAATTCacctaaaatcatgaaatttagaTCTCTAATGCACTATTTTGCACAAACTTGagaaaaaatatcttaaataaaagaaaaggttacaacaataaaaataaatgaaaccaATGTTAGTGGGAAAATGTACCAAGTGAGATGAAAATCATAGGTAaagttgatttatttatttagaaaactataatgaattaatttggCGATTTGCGatttaaaaagtcaaaatatcCTATGGATCATGACGCATTTAATGAATAATCAGCTCAAATTCAAGAGTAACAAGGTGAagatattaattcaaaattcatcGAGTGAGCGGTTACCGTGAGCATGCGCCAAGGCGAGCCGCACCAAACTCCGCTGACCGGCGTCGCCGCGGCGGTCACGGTCCCCAGCATCCACGTCATCCTCGACGCGTCCTCCGTCTCCACGTGCATCTTCACCTTCATCCCGGCCACCCACCGCATCTGCAGCGAATCCTTCACCTTCTCCGCCATCACCACGAAATCCGGCGATCCTGCCTTGGGATAGTACACCACCTCGAACGCCAGCCCCCTCCCCGCCCTCTGCACCGCgcccaccaccgccgccgcgtCGGCGCCGCCCCCGGCGCCGACGAACGTGGCCGCGCGGCGGATCCCGAGGTACAGCTCGCCGGTGGATCTCTTCTTCATGAAGACGACCGCGTCGCCGGCGACGAGGCTCTTCGCGTTGACGAACCGGCTCCACCCCGAGGTGAGGAGGTGCCGCCGCGGCGTGCCGCGGAAGATGTGGCGGAACTCCCATGCATGGCCGAGCGTGTCTCTCGGCAGCAGATTCTGCGCCGGCGGATCCGCCTCCAGATCGAGCTGCGGGAGGATCATATCCGCGCAGAACCGAGGCACGGAGAATC harbors:
- the LOC125220682 gene encoding auxin response factor 17-like, whose product is MALNATAAVEVDSAIWHAVAGAEVHIPAINSYVYYFPQGHLENVSAPAAAYNFNLMRPWIPCQVISVGFLSDPVTDQVFSKILLQPLQPLGHRQNDALNFAESDVVTYAKVLTRSDANNGGGFSVPRFCADMILPQLDLEADPPAQNLLPRDTLGHAWEFRHIFRGTPRRHLLTSGWSRFVNAKSLVAGDAVVFMKKRSTGELYLGIRRAATFVGAGGGADAAAVVGAVQRAGRGLAFEVVYYPKAGSPDFVVMAEKVKDSLQMRWVAGMKVKMHVETEDASRMTWMLGTVTAAATPVSGVWCGSPWRMLTVNWEDPEGSDEITTRTVNPWQVDYLPFSPLMAPGFHPAKRLKFLQNNGNYFPPANHFAGNPSVAAPVFDFSHYMGMQAVRPNPAAGARYQLQPALNNLHRAIENFRPAMVLNRVHHPHRLHNLQLQAAAHNIPLPVAFRNLQRRAAAVNNEAEQDLISVSMALSIGSSSGSVQSQGTGQGASSFQLFGKTIEMAGDDEGEEGESGGGGEGGDDGGESCG